A window of Polaromonas hydrogenivorans contains these coding sequences:
- the glgA gene encoding glycogen synthase GlgA, whose product MKVLHAAAEVYPLVKTGGLADVLGALPEALIGAGADVRLVLPGLPAILAGVEQQQVVHEIGAVFGAGRVTLRLGRMAHNGVPAYVIDAPYLYQRPGNPYLALDGGEWADNLQRFGLLGWVAAHLAAGELDPGWTPDVLHAHDWHAAMACAYAACHPATRAATVYTIHNLAYQGLFDEDDFHLLGLSSRMMVPVGLEFHGQLSFMKAGLKYAHRITTVSPTYAHEIATEAFGCGLDGVIRARGTDVSGILNGVDGAVWNPASDPLIAAPYSADMLDGKALCKAALQCELGLAVDAGAPVFAVVSRLTSQKGLDLLLDALPALLNFPAAGGPQLAVQGNGDPALEAAFTAAAAAHPGRVAVRLVYDEALAHRIMAGADAMLVPSRFEPCGLTQLYALRYGTLPVVRHVGGLADTVVGASEASVLADRATGFMFGPATPAALAQALLQAVSAYGQPALWRRLMLRGMAQNFSWTAAATQYMALYRETQQAIQAAGKL is encoded by the coding sequence ATGAAAGTCCTGCATGCCGCCGCCGAGGTTTATCCGCTCGTCAAGACCGGCGGGCTGGCCGATGTGCTGGGCGCCCTGCCCGAAGCCCTGATCGGGGCCGGCGCCGATGTCCGGCTGGTGCTGCCCGGCCTGCCGGCCATTCTGGCGGGCGTGGAACAGCAGCAGGTGGTGCACGAGATCGGGGCGGTCTTCGGCGCCGGCCGCGTCACCCTGCGCCTGGGCCGGATGGCGCACAACGGCGTGCCGGCCTATGTGATTGACGCGCCCTACCTGTACCAGCGGCCCGGCAATCCCTACCTGGCGCTAGACGGCGGCGAGTGGGCTGACAACCTGCAGCGCTTTGGCCTGCTGGGCTGGGTGGCGGCGCACCTGGCAGCCGGCGAACTCGACCCCGGCTGGACGCCCGATGTGCTGCACGCCCATGACTGGCATGCGGCCATGGCCTGCGCCTATGCCGCCTGCCACCCCGCCACGCGCGCCGCCACCGTGTACACGATTCACAACCTGGCCTACCAGGGCCTGTTCGACGAAGACGACTTTCATCTGCTGGGCCTGTCGTCGCGCATGATGGTGCCCGTCGGGCTCGAATTCCATGGCCAGCTGTCCTTCATGAAAGCCGGCCTGAAGTACGCCCACCGCATCACCACGGTCAGCCCGACCTACGCCCATGAAATTGCCACCGAAGCCTTCGGCTGCGGCCTGGACGGCGTGATTCGCGCCCGGGGCACGGACGTGTCCGGCATCCTGAACGGCGTCGATGGCGCGGTCTGGAACCCGGCCAGCGACCCCCTGATTGCCGCACCTTATTCGGCCGACATGCTGGACGGCAAGGCGCTGTGCAAGGCGGCCCTGCAGTGCGAACTCGGCCTGGCCGTGGATGCCGGCGCGCCCGTGTTTGCCGTCGTCAGCCGGCTGACCTCGCAAAAAGGGCTGGACCTGCTGCTCGATGCCTTGCCCGCGCTGCTCAATTTTCCGGCGGCGGGCGGCCCGCAGCTGGCCGTGCAGGGCAACGGCGACCCGGCGCTTGAAGCGGCATTTACAGCCGCTGCGGCGGCGCACCCCGGCCGCGTCGCCGTCCGGCTGGTCTATGACGAGGCCCTGGCGCACCGCATCATGGCCGGCGCCGACGCGATGCTGGTGCCGTCCCGCTTCGAGCCCTGCGGCCTGACCCAGCTGTATGCCCTGCGCTACGGCACGCTGCCGGTGGTGCGGCACGTCGGCGGCCTGGCCGATACCGTGGTCGGCGCCAGCGAGGCTTCGGTGCTGGCCGACCGGGCCACCGGCTTCATGTTTGGCCCGGCCACGCCCGCCGCGCTGGCGCAGGCGCTGCTCCAGGCGGTCAGCGCTTACGGCCAGCCCGCGCTCTGGCGCCGGCTGATGCTGCGCGGCATGGCGCAAAACTTCTCCTGGACTGCGGCCGCGACCCAGTACATGGCGCTGTACCGCGAAACGCAGCAGGCGATTCAAGCCGCAGGCAAGCTTTGA
- the waaC gene encoding lipopolysaccharide heptosyltransferase I: MQDIHAAFPGAQIDWVVEQSFAPVLALNAGLHRIIPCQIRRWRKSPLTEATRQEWRAFRALLQQEAYDAVIDLQGLTKSALVARLARLAPGGKRYALANQTEGSGYEAPTRWVADVAIRITPHIHAVQRSRELAARALGYTFPPSPDFGLKRHFAQAEHAFAAPEGIANTVAFVHGTSRADKEWPLVHWTALGRRLNAAGYQIVLSHGNAKEQAKSKAIARVLNESAPGHALVWPLLPLDALTQELARCVGVIGVDSGVSHIAVALDLPHVQLYNFDTAWRTGPDSAAGRQVSVFAKPVPSVDDVWQAWLGCLETVSGDASDASECGADGA; the protein is encoded by the coding sequence GTGCAGGACATCCACGCCGCTTTTCCCGGAGCGCAGATTGACTGGGTGGTTGAACAATCGTTTGCCCCGGTGCTGGCCTTGAATGCCGGACTGCACCGCATCATTCCCTGCCAAATCCGGCGCTGGCGCAAATCGCCCCTGACCGAGGCGACGCGCCAGGAGTGGCGTGCTTTTCGGGCATTGCTGCAGCAAGAGGCCTACGACGCGGTGATTGACCTGCAGGGCCTGACCAAATCGGCGCTGGTGGCGCGGCTGGCGCGGCTGGCGCCCGGCGGCAAGCGTTACGCGCTGGCCAACCAGACCGAAGGCTCGGGCTACGAAGCGCCGACGCGCTGGGTCGCCGACGTGGCCATCCGCATCACGCCGCACATCCACGCCGTGCAGCGCTCGCGCGAACTGGCGGCCCGGGCGCTGGGCTACACCTTCCCGCCAAGCCCTGATTTTGGATTAAAAAGGCATTTTGCGCAGGCTGAGCATGCATTTGCAGCTCCTGAAGGAATAGCAAATACGGTGGCGTTCGTGCATGGCACCTCGCGCGCCGACAAGGAATGGCCGCTGGTGCACTGGACCGCCTTGGGCCGCCGCCTGAACGCGGCCGGCTACCAGATCGTGCTGTCGCATGGCAATGCGAAGGAGCAGGCCAAAAGCAAGGCCATCGCCCGGGTGCTCAACGAGAGCGCGCCCGGCCATGCCCTCGTCTGGCCGCTGCTGCCGCTGGATGCGCTGACGCAGGAGCTGGCGCGCTGCGTCGGCGTGATTGGCGTGGACAGCGGCGTCAGCCACATCGCCGTGGCGCTCGACCTGCCGCATGTGCAGCTCTACAACTTCGACACCGCCTGGCGCACCGGCCCCGATTCAGCCGCCGGCCGGCAGGTCAGCGTGTTCGCCAAGCCCGTGCCCAGCGTGGACGATGTCTGGCAGGCCTGGCTGGGCTGCCTTGAAACGGTCAGCGGCGATGCGTCCGACGCATCGGAATGCGGAGCTGACGGCGCATGA
- the glgC gene encoding glucose-1-phosphate adenylyltransferase translates to MKTNQLAQGLDLPKRAIALVLAGGRGSRLMNLTDSRAKPAVYFGGKFRIIDFALSNCLNSGIRRIGVITQYKSHSLLRHLQRGWAFLKTEMNEFVDLLPAQQRNDNESWYRGTADAVHQNYDILESYGADYIVVLAGDHIYKMNYALMLADHVAKGRDCTVGCIAVPRLEASAFGVMAVDKHSMVTEFLEKPADPPAMPGRDDMSLASMGIYIFNAEYLYKELARDMADPDSSHDFGKDIIPRAVKNGQVAAHPFALSCVPSSDVAEPYWRDVGTIDAYWEANIDLTATDPELNLYDQHWPVWTYQAQLPPAKFVHNHDDRRGMAIESTVSGGCIVSGYVFRSVLFSSVRVHSYAKVNWSVLLPDVQIGRGASLTRVVVDRGCVIPDGMVIGEDAELDSQRFHRSPNGITLVTKTMLARIAA, encoded by the coding sequence ATGAAAACCAATCAACTTGCACAAGGCCTTGATTTACCGAAACGGGCGATTGCCCTGGTGCTGGCCGGCGGGCGCGGCAGCCGCCTGATGAACCTGACCGACAGCCGGGCCAAGCCGGCGGTCTATTTCGGCGGCAAGTTCCGCATCATCGACTTCGCGCTGTCGAACTGCCTCAATTCAGGCATCCGCCGCATCGGCGTCATCACCCAGTACAAATCGCACAGCCTGCTGCGGCATCTGCAGCGCGGCTGGGCCTTCCTGAAAACCGAGATGAACGAGTTCGTCGATTTGCTGCCGGCCCAGCAGCGCAACGACAACGAAAGCTGGTACCGGGGCACGGCCGACGCGGTTCACCAGAACTACGACATCCTGGAGAGCTACGGCGCCGACTACATCGTGGTGCTGGCCGGCGACCATATCTACAAGATGAACTATGCGCTGATGCTGGCCGACCATGTGGCCAAGGGCCGCGACTGCACCGTCGGCTGCATCGCCGTGCCGCGCCTTGAGGCCAGCGCCTTTGGCGTGATGGCGGTGGACAAGCACAGCATGGTGACCGAATTCCTCGAAAAGCCGGCCGACCCGCCGGCCATGCCGGGCCGCGACGACATGTCGCTGGCCAGCATGGGCATCTACATCTTCAACGCCGAGTACCTCTACAAGGAACTGGCGCGCGACATGGCCGACCCGGATTCGAGCCACGACTTCGGCAAGGACATCATTCCCCGCGCGGTCAAAAACGGGCAGGTCGCGGCCCATCCGTTCGCGCTGAGCTGCGTGCCGTCCAGCGACGTGGCCGAGCCCTACTGGCGCGATGTGGGAACCATCGACGCCTACTGGGAGGCCAATATCGACCTCACCGCGACCGACCCCGAACTCAACCTGTACGACCAGCACTGGCCCGTCTGGACCTACCAGGCGCAGCTGCCGCCGGCCAAGTTCGTGCATAACCACGATGACCGGCGCGGCATGGCCATCGAGTCCACGGTGTCGGGCGGCTGCATCGTTTCGGGCTATGTGTTTCGCTCGGTGCTGTTTTCCAGCGTGCGGGTCCATTCCTATGCCAAGGTCAACTGGTCAGTCCTGCTGCCCGATGTCCAGATCGGGCGCGGCGCCAGTCTGACCCGTGTCGTGGTGGACCGGGGCTGCGTCATTCCCGATGGCATGGTGATTGGCGAGGACGCAGAACTGGACAGCCAGCGTTTTCACCGCAGCCCGAACGGCATCACGCTGGTGACCAAAACCATGCTGGCCCGGATTGCCGCATGA
- a CDS encoding RNA-guided endonuclease InsQ/TnpB family protein: MLRLQAFKYELMPSGEQTRNMRRFAGARRFVFNKALELQQAHHASGGKFISYFAMGKHLTAWKQEYPWLKESPSQALQQSLKDLDQAWQNFFAKRAGFPSPKKKGRGESFRFPQGFRIDQPNSRIFLPKLGWVRYRNSRDILGTAKNITISQVGGKWFASIQTERELEQAVPTATSAIGIDVGIARFATMSDGSFVEPLHSFKCHEKRLAKYQRRMSRKVKFSKNWHKAKRKIQRIHTDIANARKDFLHKKTSAISQNHAMVAVEDLQVRNMSKSAAGNADKPGKNVAAKSGLNKSILDQGWFEFRRQLEYKLGWNGGILIAVPAHYTSQTCPCCGHIAKANRQTQAKFECVDCGYENHADVVGAMNILARGYRAAACGEDGSGRSRKTPAQPASVKQEPTEVTMQEAAHA; the protein is encoded by the coding sequence ATGCTGCGACTCCAGGCTTTCAAATACGAACTCATGCCCAGCGGCGAACAAACGCGCAATATGCGCCGCTTTGCCGGAGCGCGCCGCTTTGTGTTCAACAAGGCACTGGAGTTGCAGCAAGCCCATCACGCCAGTGGCGGCAAGTTCATCAGCTATTTTGCGATGGGCAAACACCTGACCGCCTGGAAGCAGGAATACCCCTGGCTCAAGGAGTCCCCTTCCCAGGCCCTGCAGCAATCGCTCAAGGATCTGGACCAAGCCTGGCAAAACTTCTTTGCCAAACGCGCCGGCTTTCCGAGTCCCAAAAAGAAAGGCCGTGGCGAGAGTTTTCGTTTCCCGCAAGGCTTCAGGATCGACCAGCCCAACAGCCGCATCTTTCTGCCCAAACTCGGCTGGGTACGCTACCGCAACAGCCGGGACATCCTGGGCACGGCCAAGAACATCACCATCAGCCAAGTCGGCGGCAAATGGTTTGCCAGCATCCAGACGGAACGAGAGCTGGAACAAGCCGTACCGACAGCCACCAGCGCCATCGGCATTGATGTTGGAATAGCCCGTTTTGCCACGATGAGCGACGGCAGTTTTGTTGAGCCGCTGCACAGCTTCAAGTGTCACGAAAAACGCCTGGCGAAATACCAGCGGCGCATGAGCCGCAAAGTCAAATTCAGCAAGAACTGGCACAAAGCCAAAAGGAAAATTCAACGAATCCACACCGATATAGCCAACGCCCGCAAGGACTTCCTGCACAAGAAGACAAGCGCCATCAGCCAAAACCACGCGATGGTCGCCGTCGAAGATTTGCAGGTACGCAACATGAGCAAATCGGCAGCGGGCAATGCAGACAAGCCGGGCAAAAACGTAGCCGCCAAGTCGGGATTGAACAAGTCCATCCTCGACCAAGGCTGGTTCGAGTTCCGGCGGCAACTGGAGTACAAGCTCGGTTGGAACGGCGGCATTCTCATTGCCGTGCCAGCGCACTACACCAGCCAGACTTGCCCATGCTGCGGGCATATCGCCAAGGCAAACCGCCAAACGCAAGCGAAGTTTGAATGCGTCGATTGCGGCTACGAGAACCACGCCGATGTCGTCGGCGCGATGAACATATTGGCGCGGGGATACCGCGCAGCAGCCTGTGGAGAGGACGGCTCTGGCCGGAGTCGCAAGACCCCGGCGCAACCAGCCTCGGTGAAGCAGGAACCCACCGAAGTGACTATGCAAGAGGCAGCTCATGCGTAG
- a CDS encoding phosphomannomutase/phosphoglucomutase, whose translation MQVAASIFKAYDIRGIVPATVTEEVAEGIGKAFGTIALAQGETAVAVGRDGRLSGPSISAALVRGLSAVGIEVIDVGMVTTPMLYFAANTLCSSGIQVTGSHNPKDYNGFKMVMAGRAIYGDDIQAIRAMMEGETWALKDSGSVRHVDVTAAYQERIVSDIKLSRPMKIVVDCGNGIAGATAPAIFRAIGCEVIELFSEVDGNFPNHHPDPSKPENLQDLIKTLQASDAELGLAFDGDGDRLGIVTKDGQNIYPDRQMMLFARDVLSRVPGGTIVFDVKCSQRLAPDIEQAGGVPLMFKTGHSLIKAKMKEVNSPLGGEMSGHIFFKERWYGFDDGTYAGTRLLEIVSKASDAGVLLNSLPTSFSTPEINVPCAEGEQHTAVAALIKAAHFEAPAKISTIDGVRVDWPDGFGLIRASNTTPVLVLRFEGQTQAALDRIQAEMLVLLRSVKPDAVFAAAAH comes from the coding sequence ATGCAAGTAGCAGCATCGATTTTCAAGGCCTATGACATTCGCGGCATCGTCCCCGCCACCGTCACCGAGGAGGTCGCCGAGGGCATCGGCAAGGCCTTTGGAACCATTGCGCTGGCGCAGGGCGAAACCGCCGTGGCCGTGGGGCGCGATGGCCGGCTCAGCGGCCCGTCCATCAGCGCCGCCCTGGTGCGCGGCCTGAGCGCCGTCGGCATCGAGGTGATTGATGTCGGCATGGTCACCACGCCGATGCTGTACTTTGCCGCCAACACGCTGTGCAGCTCCGGCATCCAGGTCACCGGCAGCCACAACCCCAAGGACTACAACGGCTTCAAGATGGTCATGGCCGGGCGCGCCATCTACGGCGACGACATCCAGGCCATCCGCGCCATGATGGAAGGCGAGACCTGGGCGCTCAAGGACAGCGGCAGCGTGCGCCATGTCGATGTGACGGCCGCCTACCAGGAGCGCATCGTGTCCGACATCAAGCTGTCCCGGCCGATGAAGATCGTCGTCGATTGCGGCAACGGCATTGCCGGCGCGACGGCTCCGGCCATCTTCCGCGCCATCGGCTGCGAGGTGATCGAGCTGTTCAGCGAGGTCGATGGCAACTTTCCCAACCACCATCCCGACCCCAGCAAGCCCGAGAATTTGCAGGATTTGATCAAGACCCTGCAGGCCAGCGACGCCGAACTCGGCCTGGCCTTCGACGGCGACGGCGACCGCCTGGGTATCGTCACCAAGGACGGCCAGAACATCTACCCCGACCGGCAGATGATGCTGTTTGCCCGCGACGTGCTCTCGCGCGTTCCCGGCGGCACGATTGTCTTTGACGTGAAATGCTCGCAGCGCCTGGCGCCCGACATCGAGCAAGCCGGCGGCGTGCCGCTGATGTTCAAGACCGGCCATTCGCTGATCAAGGCCAAGATGAAGGAAGTCAACTCGCCGCTGGGTGGCGAGATGAGCGGCCACATCTTCTTCAAGGAACGCTGGTACGGTTTTGACGACGGCACCTACGCCGGCACGCGCCTGCTGGAGATCGTCAGCAAGGCGTCTGATGCGGGCGTGCTGCTCAACAGCCTGCCGACCAGCTTCAGCACGCCCGAGATCAACGTGCCCTGCGCCGAAGGCGAGCAGCACACCGCCGTGGCCGCGCTCATCAAGGCCGCGCATTTTGAAGCGCCCGCGAAAATCTCGACCATCGACGGCGTGCGCGTGGACTGGCCGGACGGCTTTGGCCTGATCCGCGCGTCCAACACCACGCCGGTGCTGGTGCTGCGCTTTGAAGGCCAGACGCAAGCGGCGCTGGACCGCATCCAGGCCGAGATGCTGGTGCTGCTGCGCAGCGTGAAACCCGACGCGGTGTTCGCAGCCGCCGCGCATTGA